The following is a genomic window from Pseudomonas purpurea.
GACATCCCGCTGGCCGCCGACCATTTCCGTTACTTCGCTGGCTGCATTCGCGCCCAGGAAGGCAGTGCCGCCGAAATCGATGGCAATACGGTTGCGTATCACATTCACGAACCGCTGGGCGTGGTCGGGCAGATCATCCCGTGGAACTTCCCGATCCTGATGGCCGCCTGGAAACTCGCCCCGGCCCTGGCCGCCGGTAACTGCGTGGTGCTCAAGCCTGCCGAGCAAACCCCACTGGGCATTACCGTGCTGATGGAGCTGATCGGCGACCTGCTGCCGCCCGGCGTACTGAACGTGGTGCAAGGGTTCGGCAAAGAAGCTGGCGAAGCCCTGGCCACCAGTAAACGCATCGCCAAGATCGCCTTCACCGGCTCGACCCCGGTCGGCTCGCACATCATGAAATGCGCCGCCGAAAACATCATTCCGTCCACCGTGGAACTGGGCGGCAAGTCGCCGAACATCTTCTTCGCCGACATCATGCAGGCCGAACCGACCTTCATCGAAAAAGCCGCCGAAGGCCTGGTGCTGGCGTTTTTCAACCAGGGCGAAGTCTGCACATGCCCATCGCGGGCCCTGGTGCAAGAGTCGATCTACGACGACTTCATGAAAGTGGTCATGAAAAAAGTCCTGCAAATCAAACGTGGCGACCCGCTGGACACCGACACCATGGTCGGCGCGCAGGCGTCCGAGCAACAATTCGACAAGATCCTTTCGTACCTGGAAATCGCCAAGGGCGAAGGCGCCGAGCTGCTGACCGGCGGCAAGGTGGAAAAACTCGAAGGCAGCCTGGCGACCGGGTATTACATCCAGCCGACCCTGCTCAAGGGCACCAACAAAATGCGCGTGTTCCAGGAGGAAATCTTCGGCCCGGTGGTGAGCATCACCACCTTCAAGGACGAAGCCGAAGCCCTGGCCATCGCCAACGACACCGAGTTCGGCCTCGGCGCCGGTCTCTGGACCCGCGACATCAACCGCGCCTACCGCATGGGCCGGGCGATCAAGGCCGGGCGCGTGTGGACCAACTGCTACCACCTGTACCCGGCGCATGCCGCGTTCGGCGGGTACAAGAAGTCCGGCGTCGGCCGTGAAACCCACAAAATGATGCTCGACCATTATCAGCAGACCAAAAACCTGCTGGTGAGCTACGACATCAATCCGCTGGGCTTCTTCTAAAAACCGGGGGCGATGCAGATATTTCTGTGTCGCCCTTTCAACCGCTTTCGCGAGCAAGCCCGCTCCCACAGGGGTTTTGTGGTGAATCCACCAGTCTGGGCTGACACAAGTCCACTGTGGGAGCGAGCTTGCTCGCGATGGCGCCCCAACTGACACAACACACATCGCCTGGCCGCTCTGGCACGGGCCTTGCGTACCCGTGATTCAGGATTTTCAACACAACAGCCGCTGCGTGAACAGCGTTCATCAACCCGACAACCACACCTGAAAGTCCAACAGTTCAAACAATAAAAAAGACAGAGAGGACTTATGACTACAACAACCACGCTCAAACCCACACTCGGCACCCTGCACCTGTGGGGTATTGCCGTCGGCCTGGTGATTTCCGGCGAGTACTTCGGCTGGAGTTACGGCTGGGGCACCGCAGGCACCCTGGGTTTTCTCGTCACCGCGTTGATGGTGGCGACGATGTACACCTGCTTCATCTTCAGCTTCACCGAATTGACCACCGCCATTCCCCACGCCGGCGGGCCGTTTGCCTACAGCCGACGGGCCTTTGGTGAGAAGGGCGGACTGATCGCCGGGATCGCCACGCTGATCGAGTTCGTCTTCGCGCCACCAGCCATCGCCATGGCCATCGGCGCCTACCTCAACGTGCAATACCCGGACCTGGACCCGAAAATCGCCGCGGTCGGCGCCTATTTCGTGTTCATGGGCCTGAACATCCTTGGCGTCAGCATTGCCGCGACCTTCGAACTGGTGGTGACCGTGCTGGCAGTGGCCGAGTTGCTGGTGTTCATGGGCGTGGTTGCGCCGGGCTTCAGCTTCAGCAACTTCGTGCTTAAC
Proteins encoded in this region:
- a CDS encoding aldehyde dehydrogenase family protein, yielding MRYAHPGTEGAIVSFKSKYGNYIGGEFVAPVKGQYFTNTSPVNGQPIAEFPRSTAEDIEKALDAAHAAADAWGSTSAQARSLVLLKIADRIEQNLELLAITESWDNGKAVRETLNADIPLAADHFRYFAGCIRAQEGSAAEIDGNTVAYHIHEPLGVVGQIIPWNFPILMAAWKLAPALAAGNCVVLKPAEQTPLGITVLMELIGDLLPPGVLNVVQGFGKEAGEALATSKRIAKIAFTGSTPVGSHIMKCAAENIIPSTVELGGKSPNIFFADIMQAEPTFIEKAAEGLVLAFFNQGEVCTCPSRALVQESIYDDFMKVVMKKVLQIKRGDPLDTDTMVGAQASEQQFDKILSYLEIAKGEGAELLTGGKVEKLEGSLATGYYIQPTLLKGTNKMRVFQEEIFGPVVSITTFKDEAEALAIANDTEFGLGAGLWTRDINRAYRMGRAIKAGRVWTNCYHLYPAHAAFGGYKKSGVGRETHKMMLDHYQQTKNLLVSYDINPLGFF